TTTTGTGCAGGGATTTGTCCACTCCATTTATCTCCACTTTCTATCTGAATAAAAAAGAAGGAGCTGTTTAACAAGCAAACATCGATTTCAAGTTTCAGAATTGGAACTTTATTTGTTCACATGAATAGGGTGATTCGAAAAACATTCCCTCCAAAATTCAGAAGACGTCTATGCCTTTTGACAGGCTGTTTTGTCTTCTGTCCAACCCACGCACAACTTCCGATATTGATTTATTGAATGTTATTGTGTTCCAGTGCCGCCAACCCCGCTGAAGATAACCCGCCAGTACTCGCCCTTCCTCGCTCTCCTCTGCACAACAGCTGGCTTCTTCCCGGGGCAGCTTGAACTCATGTGGTATAAAAATTTCTCCGAAATCACGTCTGGCATCAACATCAGGAAAATCCTGAACGAAGAGGGTTTATTTCAAGTTTCCAGCGAGCTCAGTCTTCCGGAGAGGGAGTCAGTCTATACCTGCCAGGTTTCTCACGTCGCACTCAGCGTCCCGGCAAACATCAGCGACAAAATTCCGAATCACGGTAAGGGTCACCGGTGTTCCATTTTTGATATACAGAGGACCCTAACATCTGTCATCATTATTAAAATACAAGGGTCCAATCCGTTCCCGGATGGTTGGCGCTTCAGCCAAAGTTAAATACAGATTTGAAGTGTTAtgattcctgttgaagagcttttgcccgaaacgtcgattttcctgctcctcggatgctgcctgacctgctgtgcttttcctgcaccactctaatcgagactctggttttcagcgtctgcagtccttgtttttacccagtgtTATGAAGCCGTCAGTTCAAAATTGACCACAGACAGCAACCGGCCTGCATTGCATCTGCACTGTGTCCGGGAACCAGCATATCTATGGCCAGTTTCCTCGTCTGATGCGAGGAATCATCCACAAAACTGATGCTAAACACTTTCTTGCTCTCGCGCTcagtctgtctttctctctctctttctctctctccaattcACTCTTGGTCTTATTGGAAAAATCAAAATTATTCTTTCTCTCTATATTCACCTCCCACTTTCTTGTCCTCCTTATCTCCGTCACCGTAATGCGTCCAACATCTGGCGCCACTCGCTCTCCATTCACTTCCTGGTGATTCCGTGTTTACTGCCTTGGTACGCACCTCAGTTGGTCTGGTCgctcatttctgtttttgaaggCCGTAGGATCAATTCCCCTTTCGATCCCACCCATAATGGTTTGACCCCGCAGTGCCGAGGCAGTATTGCACAGTTGAAGGTGATGTCTTTCTGGGGCtaaagtgggtactgtagatgctggagattagagacaagattaaagtggtgctggaaatacacagcagatcaggcagcatccgaggaggaggaaaatctgCTTGAACCGATTGTCCCTTCACACAGGAGCAAAAGATCCAGCACGCCATTTTGCAGAACAGCAAGTAAGCCCTGCGTGAATACTTATCCCCCGAAATCCACATCACAGAATCAGATGGTCTGATCACTATCACATTGGCCTTTCAAAAACAGTGTTCATAATGGATGCTACAATACATATGTTACAACAGCGACTCTACTGCAAAGAAATAGAAATGGATAACAAATGCTACCTCAGCCaccgatacccacatcccatgagccaATAGTAAAAACCGATGCATTCATCCAGTCTTTTGGCACAAATTCCTTCGGCAAGATTCCACTTGGCAGACTtgttagtaaaattagatcacatgggattcagggagagctggacaattggatacaaaattggtttgacgggaggagacagggtggtggtagaaagttgctttttggactcgagtcttgtgaccagtggtgtcccgcatgGATCAGGGCTGCGTCCAGTGCTTGTTATTTATCTAAATGGTTGGGataagaatataggaagcatggttaataAATGATGGGCACAGGGTCAATTCTTCGGCCTGCTTGAATGACGTGTGGAACGAGGAAGAGATCTTTACACCTGGTAAATACACACTAATTCGCGGAGGGAAAACAAACAATGCTTTATATTCATTAAGTCAAATACGGTCATTAATCTGAACACGTGCTGGTGCTTTCGAAATGGATAGGCGCATTTTTGGTTCAATTAGTTGGTCGATACAGGGACAACGGAGCCTCGCGTTCGGTGATAAGCAGCAGGAATGTGGCAGAGACGGGTTTAATGTAAGTGTAGTCTGTTACCTGGAGTTGTCGAATACGTTGTATCATCTGCTTTTAAAAATGCTAACATTCCACTTTCTCTGTCCCCTATAGGTAACCAAGACCGTACTTTCTCTTACGCCTTAGTCTTTGGTTGTGCTGCAGGCGGGATTATGATTTTAGTTCTGGGAATTGTCTTAAAGGGGTGCAAATCAGACAGAACAACTGGTGAGATGTGAACTTTTCCTGATTCTGTCCTGGGCTTTCACCTCTTGTTACATTTCACTGCTGCAGTAGGAGAGACAGGGGACGGGCAGTCTGGAATGAAATTTTCAAGAGCAGTGCGCATAATGTGCCGCTCATCtcatacagagaaacagcagaatATTAGCGTTCGGCGAGCCTGCTCACTTTGTTTCAATGGTGGTTAATTTCTTGCGGACATGTGGTACATTGTGAAAATGATCATGTGTGTAATGCCATTCGATTCTCTGACAGGCAACGCGATTGCTGAGGACATGAACAGCCAATTTGAGGAACAGGTCAGTTTCTATTTATGACAATGAGAACGAAACTGTGAGTGGGACACTTTCTTGCTCTCGCGCTCAGCctgtctttctcactctctttctctctctccaattcACTCTTGGTCTTATTGGAAAAATCAAAGTTATTCTTTCTCTCTATATTCACCTCCCACTTTCTTGTCCTCCTTATCTCCGTCACCGTAATGCGTCCAACATCTGGCGCCACTCGCTCTCCATTCACTTCCTGGGGATTCCGTGGTTACTGCCTTGGTACGCACCTCAGTTGGTCTGGTCgctcatttctgtttttgaaggCCGTAGGATCAATTCCCCTTCCGATCCCACGCACAATGGTTTGACAGAGCCCCGCAGTGCCGAGGCAGAATTGCTGAGTTGAAGGTCCGGTCTTTCTGGGGCTAAAGTGggtactatagatgctggagattagagtcaagattaaagtggtgctggaaatacacagcaggtcaggcagcatccgaggaggaggaaaatctgCTTGAACCAATTGTCCCTTCACGCAGGAGCAAAAGATCCAGCACGCCATTTTGCAGAACAGCAAGTAAGCCCTGCGTGAATACTTCTCCCCCGAAATCCAGATCACAGAATCAGATGGTCTGATCACTATCACATTGGACTTTCAAAAACAGTGTTCATAATGGATGCTACAATACATCTGTTACAACAGCGACTCTACTGCAAAGAAATAGAaatagacaacaaatgctgcctcagccaccgatacccacatcccatgagccaATAGTAAAAACCGATGCATTCATCCAATCTTTTGGCACATGTTCCTTCGGCAAGATTCCGCTTGGTAGATTtgttagtaaaattagatcacgtgggattcagggagagctggacaattggatacaaaattgatttgaCGGGGGGAGTCAGGGTGGTGGTAGAAAGTTGATTTTCGGACTCGAgtcttgtgaccagtggtgtcccacatgGATCAGGGTTGGGTCCAGTGCTTgttatttatctaaatgattaggataagaatataggaagcatggttagtaaataaTGGGCACAGGGTCAATTCTTTAGCCTGCTTGAATGACGTGTGGAACGAGGAAGAGATCTTTACACCTGGTAAATACGCGCTAATTGGCAGAGGGATTATAAACAATGCTGTATATTCATTAAGTCAAATACGGTCATTAATCTGAATAcatgctggtgtttttgaaatgGATAGGCGCTTTGTGGTTCAATTAGTTGGTCGGTACAGGAACAACGGAGCCCTACGTTCGGTGATAAGCAGCAGGAATGTGGCAGAGACGGATTTAATGTAAGTGTAGTCTGTTACCTGGAGTTGTCGAATACGTTGTATCATCTGCTTTTAAAAATGCTAACATTCCACTTTCTCTGTCCCCTATAGGTAACCAAGACCGCACTTTCTCCTACGCCTTAGTCTTTGGTTGTGCTGCAGGCGGGATTATGATTTTAGTTCTGGGAATTGTCTTCAAGAGGTGCAAATTAGACAGAACAACTGGTGAGATGTGATTTTTTCCTGATTCTGTACTGGGCTTTCACCTCTTGTTACATTTCACTGCTGCAGTAGGAGAGAAAGGGGACGGGCAGTCTGGAATGAAATTTTCAAGAGCAGTGCGCATAATGTGCAGCTCATCtcatacagagaaacagcagaatATTAGCGTTCGGCGAGCCTGCTCACTTTGTTTCAATGGTGGTTAATTTCTTGCGGACATGTGGTACATTGTGAAAATGATCATGTGTGTAATGCCATTTGATTCTCTGACAGGCAACGCGATTGCTGAGGACATGAACAGCCAATTTGAGGAACAGGTCAGTTTCTATTTATGACAATGAGAACGAAACTGTGAGTGGGATGTTGTCTACATACGGGTAATTTATATCCATACTCCAGGAATCTCAGACGTACTCCTTCGACCGCGCGCATATCGAGTTCACGGTGTCCCCAGTGCATCACTGTAATATGAACACGAGACAGTGATTCATTGGGACAATGATGTCGAGTCCAGTCGAGACGGCAGTTCTCTAAGACAGTTTTAAATGTTTGCGTTTTGTTCGGATCAGTTGGCCTGCTCTTCAGTCAGGAGCAGAGGCACAGCTCGATTTGTGATTGCCCATTATTCCCATCCCCAAATCTCTGACCGTGTTTGTGAGAGTTGACTGCCCTGGGCGGGATTCCGACCTGCTCCTGGCTTTAGACTCCGAGCAAAGATAGGGATAATCTGAAAACAGCAAACTCAGAACTTACGCTACCTATTCAGCATTGCGTGCGCCAGTTCGAGTCCAAACGGTCAGAATAATTTATCTTAACTTCGGTTGTGAATGAATGTTCCAATGAACGGGTGGGAAGCAAGAGCTGCAGTCCTTACCATGGCTGCATCATCGGTGTTATTTACAACTCTAACCTGCACGAACTGACCACAACCAATCTGTTATGCTATTGactgcaacattttttttaaacttg
This genomic window from Chiloscyllium plagiosum isolate BGI_BamShark_2017 chromosome 17, ASM401019v2, whole genome shotgun sequence contains:
- the LOC122558646 gene encoding uncharacterized protein LOC122558646 is translated as MWYKNFSEITSGINIRKILNEEGLFQVSSELSLPERESVYTCQVSHVALSVPANISDKIPNHGNQDRTFSYALVFGCAAGGIMILVLGIVLKGCKSDRTTGNQDRTFSYALVFGCAAGGIMILVLGIVFKRCKLDRTTGNAIAEDMNSQFEEQINRDREAVSPIYAALHFSGEMKPAKLRTEQESFVYAQEENRVFNEEWELQHFPVAMKDKMMCSLCNTIITPVKKCNAYQQFATHEDHKYAGLEEKPWKSTLKKMVSQQKQQQVYKLISGQGTDITEAT